CCTGCATCGCGGCCACGTTCAGGCCGATCGTCGAGTCGCCGGGACTCGGCGACCACACCGGCACGTCGAGCGCGTGGCAGGTCGCGAGGATGCTCGGCTTGGCGCCCGTCTGTCGCGCGGTCTCGAGCGCGTACTTGCCGATCTTGTAGTGCAGCTCGGCGGTGCCCATCCGCCCCGAGAACTCGGGCGCGGTCATGACGCGGTACAGCCAGTCGTCGGTCTTGTACAGCACGTCCGCCTCGAACAGCACGTCGTAGACGCGGATGATGTGGTCGCGGCGCAGGTCGACGTCGTGCGCGCCGGATGCGATGCGCGCGTCGCCGCGATACAGGTCGAAGCCGAGGTCGAAGTGCAGGTCGTGGTACAGGTTCGCGCCGGTCGACGAGATGTAGTCGACGAAGCCGCTCTCGATCAGCGGGGTGATCACCGACGACAGCCCCGCCGGCGTCAGCGCACCGGACAGCGACAGCCCGATCGTCGCCCCGCTGTCGATCATGTGGGCCCACAGCTGGCAGGCCTCGCGCAACCGACCCGCATTGTAGGCGTTGAAGTACGTGTCGATGAGAGCGGCGACGTCCGCGGAGCCCTCGGCGAGCGGCGGCGGCGCCAGCTTCGCACGCTTGGTCAGCATGCCCGGACCATCGCACGCCTCGGCCGCCTTGTCAGCCCTGGGGCCACCGTGCTACGTAGGCGACACCGAAGGAGGACAGACCATGGCCGAACTGAAGGGATCCAAGACGCACGAAAACCTCAAGGCCGCGTTCGCGGGTGAGTCGCAGGCGAACCGCCGCTACCTGTACTTCGCCAAGATCGCCGACGTCGAGGGCCACCCGGACATCGCCGGCCTGTTCCGCGACACGGCCGAGGGCGAAACCGGCCACGCGCACGGTCACCTCGATTACCTCAAGAAGGTCGGCGATCCGGCGACCGACCTGCCGATCGGCGACACCGCCGCCAACCTGAAGGCCGCGATCGCCGGCGAGACCTACGAGTACACCGAGATGTACCCCGGCTTCGCCAAGACCGCGCGCGAGGAAGGCTTCGAGGAGATCGCCGAGTGGTTCGAGACCCTGGCCCGCGCCGAGCGCTCGCACGCCGGCCGGTTCCAGAAGGGGCTCGACTCCCTGGCGAAATGATCGAGCCGATCACGCGCAAGGACATCCGGGGGCCGGCGCTGTACGCCGGCTTCCGGGACGATCTCTGCAAGCGGATCATCGAGCTCAAGAAGCCCCGGCGCGTCCACGTGGGGCCGCTGGTCACGCTCGTGTTCGAGAACCGCCACACCCTGATCTTCCAGATCGAGGAGATGCTGCGGGCCGAGGGCATCACCGAGCCCGACAAGATTCAGGAGGAGATCGACGTCTACAACGCGCTGATG
This genomic stretch from Deltaproteobacteria bacterium harbors:
- a CDS encoding deoxyhypusine synthase, which gives rise to MTKRAKLAPPPLAEGSADVAALIDTYFNAYNAGRLREACQLWAHMIDSGATIGLSLSGALTPAGLSSVITPLIESGFVDYISSTGANLYHDLHFDLGFDLYRGDARIASGAHDVDLRRDHIIRVYDVLFEADVLYKTDDWLYRVMTAPEFSGRMGTAELHYKIGKYALETARQTGAKPSILATCHALDVPVWSPSPGDSTIGLNVAAMQAANRRDPGQVPIVDPSLDVNAMAALVYDCKVAQGGTSGVVILGGGAPKNFLLQTEPQIQEILGLEEKGHDYFIQVTDARVDTGGLSGATPSEAVSWGKVDPTKLPDCVVAYSDTTIALPLMASYVLHKCKPREPRRLYRRVDEMSDALGRAYQSSPRFQRLMAQNAGPPTGGSR
- a CDS encoding rubrerythrin encodes the protein MAELKGSKTHENLKAAFAGESQANRRYLYFAKIADVEGHPDIAGLFRDTAEGETGHAHGHLDYLKKVGDPATDLPIGDTAANLKAAIAGETYEYTEMYPGFAKTAREEGFEEIAEWFETLARAERSHAGRFQKGLDSLAK